The following proteins are encoded in a genomic region of Prochlorococcus marinus XMU1408:
- a CDS encoding NAD(P)H-quinone oxidoreductase subunit 4 — MDANLPMSIDSQTAFPWLSLIVLLPAVGALIMPFIPTQESKNSNLPRNISLVILLADFFIIIGAFANLFDPGSERLQLVERLQWLPSIGLEWSLGVDGISAPLVVLSGLITFLSAAASWKVKQKTRLYFALLLIQASAQALVFLSQDFLLFFLAWELELVPVYLLIAIWGGNRKLYAATKFILYTALASLLILISGLALALSGDQFTFNLSEIASKSFTGNFGIFCYLGFLIGFGVKLPIFPLHTWLPDAHGEANAPVSMLLAGVLLKMGGYALIRFNVQILPDTHLILAPALIIIGIVNIIYGALNAFAQDNVKRRIACSSVSHMGFVLVGIGAVNALGISGAMLQMISHGLIAAAMFFVTGSFYERTNTLSIPNMGGLAKALPITFAFFLASSLASLALPGMSGFISEITVFLGITSQEGFTSLFRAITILLAAIGLVLTPIYLLSMCRRVFFGPRIPALSIVKEMDARELSIGLSLLVPTLVIGFWPRIAIDLYEVSTNALAQSLITNNLIPIS; from the coding sequence ATGGATGCCAATCTGCCTATGAGCATAGATTCTCAGACAGCTTTTCCATGGCTTTCACTCATTGTGCTCCTTCCAGCTGTTGGAGCATTAATAATGCCATTCATTCCAACGCAAGAAAGCAAAAATTCTAATCTTCCAAGAAATATATCTCTAGTTATTTTATTAGCAGATTTTTTTATAATTATAGGGGCATTTGCAAATCTTTTTGATCCAGGGAGCGAAAGGCTTCAATTGGTTGAAAGACTTCAATGGCTTCCCTCAATTGGACTCGAATGGTCATTAGGCGTAGACGGAATTTCTGCTCCGCTAGTTGTACTTAGCGGCCTCATCACGTTTTTATCCGCAGCAGCCAGCTGGAAAGTAAAACAAAAAACACGACTATATTTTGCTTTATTACTCATACAAGCTTCTGCGCAAGCGTTAGTTTTCCTATCACAGGATTTCTTACTATTCTTTTTAGCCTGGGAGCTGGAACTTGTCCCTGTCTATCTCTTGATTGCTATTTGGGGAGGCAACAGAAAACTTTATGCAGCAACAAAATTTATACTTTATACGGCACTAGCTTCACTTTTAATATTAATTAGTGGGCTTGCTTTAGCACTTTCTGGAGATCAATTTACCTTCAATTTAAGTGAAATTGCATCTAAATCTTTTACTGGTAATTTTGGTATATTTTGTTATTTAGGTTTTTTAATTGGTTTTGGAGTAAAACTTCCTATCTTTCCACTTCATACCTGGCTTCCAGATGCTCATGGAGAAGCAAATGCACCTGTTTCAATGTTATTAGCTGGTGTTTTATTAAAAATGGGAGGTTATGCTCTCATAAGGTTTAACGTACAAATCTTACCGGATACTCATTTAATACTCGCTCCAGCTCTAATCATTATTGGAATAGTAAATATTATTTATGGAGCTCTAAATGCTTTTGCTCAAGACAATGTAAAAAGACGCATAGCCTGCAGTTCTGTAAGTCATATGGGTTTTGTTCTTGTTGGAATTGGGGCAGTTAATGCACTTGGAATAAGTGGAGCGATGCTCCAAATGATTAGTCATGGACTAATTGCTGCCGCAATGTTTTTTGTTACCGGAAGTTTTTATGAAAGAACTAACACTCTCTCAATCCCCAACATGGGTGGATTAGCAAAAGCTTTACCTATTACTTTTGCATTCTTTCTAGCCAGTTCTCTAGCATCTCTTGCTTTGCCAGGGATGAGTGGGTTCATAAGTGAAATCACCGTTTTTCTAGGTATAACAAGTCAAGAAGGATTCACATCGTTATTTAGAGCTATAACAATCTTACTCGCAGCGATTGGACTGGTTTTGACTCCCATATATCTTCTCTCAATGTGTAGAAGAGTCTTCTTTGGCCCTAGGATACCAGCGTTATCAATCGTTAAAGAAATGGATGCGAGAGAGCTTTCAATAGGATTAAGCCTTTTAGTTCCTACATTGGTAATTGGTTTTTGGCCAAGAATAGCTATTGATTTATATGAGGTATCAACTAATGCTCTCGCACAATCATTAATTACGAATAACCTTATACCAATCAGTTAG
- the thrS gene encoding threonine--tRNA ligase, which yields MPIITLPDGTEKKYDSAVTIDQIASEIGPGLAKAALAGRVNGELIDTCIPITQNSHIQIITSKDDEGLEIIRHSFAHLLGHAVKQLYPEAKMAIGPVIEDGFYYDISYKDTFTPDDLLKIEKRMKELVNRDYNVGVEIVSPEKATEVFTDRGEIFKLDIVKNIPENEIIKLYKHQEYIDMCRGPHVPNTRHLRVFKLMKVSGAYWRGDSNNEMLQRIYGTAWKSSKELKEYISRIEEAEKRDHRKLGKKYSLFHSQEEAPGMVFWHPKGWTIYRILEDFIRETITKYDYQEVKSPQVVDRSLWEKSGHWDKFKEDMFTTTSENREYAIKPMNCPCHIQIFNQGLKSYRDLPIRLSEFGSCHRNEPSGALHGLMRVRNFVQDDAHIFCTDEQIQEEVQNFIDLVFEVYKTFGFDSILIKLSTRPEKRVGSDDIWDKSEKALSEALDSKGLDWSLLPGEGAFYGPKIEFSLKDCLNRVWQCGTIQVDFSMPQRLNASYIDITGRKQTPVMLHRAILGSFERFIGILIENYSGNFPTWLSPVQIMIMGITDRNNEACFSAKNKLVDFGFRTEIDIRNEKVGFKIREHTMQRIPFLIIIGDKEEENNEISVRTREGKDLGNMSIDKFKLIIDESISKKGIQVNQS from the coding sequence ATGCCAATAATTACATTACCTGATGGAACTGAAAAAAAATATGATTCCGCAGTCACAATTGACCAAATAGCATCAGAAATTGGTCCTGGTTTAGCAAAAGCAGCGCTAGCGGGGAGAGTGAATGGGGAATTAATTGATACTTGTATTCCTATAACTCAAAATTCTCATATACAGATTATTACATCTAAAGATGATGAAGGACTAGAAATTATTAGACATTCATTCGCTCATCTTCTTGGACATGCTGTAAAGCAATTATACCCCGAAGCAAAAATGGCAATAGGGCCTGTAATTGAAGATGGTTTTTATTATGATATTTCTTATAAAGATACCTTTACTCCTGATGATCTTCTCAAAATTGAGAAAAGGATGAAAGAGTTAGTTAACAGAGATTATAATGTAGGTGTTGAAATAGTTAGTCCAGAGAAAGCAACGGAAGTTTTTACTGATAGAGGTGAAATTTTCAAGCTAGATATAGTTAAAAATATCCCTGAAAATGAAATCATAAAGTTATACAAACATCAAGAATATATTGATATGTGCAGAGGTCCTCATGTGCCAAATACAAGGCATCTAAGAGTATTTAAGCTAATGAAAGTATCCGGGGCTTATTGGCGCGGAGACTCTAACAATGAAATGCTACAAAGAATATATGGAACAGCTTGGAAAAGCTCTAAAGAATTAAAAGAATATATCTCTAGAATTGAAGAAGCTGAGAAAAGAGATCATAGAAAATTAGGGAAAAAGTATTCACTTTTTCACTCACAAGAAGAAGCACCCGGTATGGTTTTTTGGCACCCTAAAGGGTGGACTATTTATAGAATTTTAGAAGATTTTATTCGGGAAACGATTACAAAATATGATTATCAAGAAGTTAAATCTCCGCAAGTAGTAGATAGAAGTCTTTGGGAGAAATCAGGCCATTGGGATAAATTTAAAGAAGATATGTTTACTACAACTTCAGAAAACAGGGAATATGCAATAAAACCTATGAATTGTCCATGCCACATACAAATATTCAATCAAGGTTTAAAAAGCTATCGAGATCTTCCTATTAGACTTTCTGAATTTGGTTCTTGTCATCGCAATGAGCCTTCTGGTGCACTGCATGGCTTAATGAGGGTAAGAAATTTTGTTCAAGATGATGCACACATATTTTGTACCGATGAACAAATCCAAGAAGAAGTCCAAAATTTTATTGATTTGGTATTTGAGGTTTATAAAACCTTTGGCTTTGATTCAATTCTTATTAAGCTCTCAACAAGACCAGAGAAAAGGGTTGGGAGTGATGATATCTGGGACAAATCAGAAAAAGCCTTATCTGAGGCTCTTGATTCAAAAGGATTAGACTGGTCACTACTCCCTGGGGAAGGCGCCTTCTATGGTCCAAAAATTGAATTCTCCTTAAAAGATTGTCTCAACAGAGTATGGCAGTGCGGAACAATTCAAGTGGATTTCTCTATGCCTCAAAGGCTCAATGCAAGTTATATCGATATTACAGGAAGGAAACAAACACCTGTAATGCTTCACAGAGCTATTTTAGGTTCATTTGAGAGATTTATTGGGATATTAATTGAGAATTATTCAGGAAATTTTCCTACATGGTTATCACCTGTTCAAATAATGATTATGGGCATAACTGATAGAAATAATGAAGCATGTTTTAGTGCTAAAAACAAATTAGTTGACTTTGGCTTCAGAACTGAAATTGATATTAGAAATGAAAAAGTTGGCTTTAAAATACGAGAACATACTATGCAAAGAATACCTTTCTTGATAATTATTGGAGATAAGGAAGAAGAGAATAATGAAATCTCAGTAAGGACAAGAGAAGGTAAAGATCTTGGAAATATGAGTATAGACAAGTTTAAATTAATAATTGACGAATCAATTAGCAAAAAAGGTATACAAGTTAATCAATCCTAA
- a CDS encoding glucokinase, with product MNLLAGDLGGTKTILAVYSNENYPKKLFEKYYISSEWESFYSISEDFFKHLPDHISLPEYGCIGVAGPIKDQKVTITNLGWDIETEELSQLSKINNIELINDFSVLIYGIPFFKKSQYEVIQGTLNSETKTNQELVAIIGAGTGLGMSRGLITPKSIFIFPSEGGHREFSPRTENEWELVKWLKKKLNIQRVSIERIVSGTGLGMIARWKLDDPINENHPLQETLKKMDTDQSAFTDLPALVWEKANNGDKLMSEAMQLWLNAYGSAAGDLALQELCSSGLWIAGGTAIKNLNGINSTNFLDAFSNKGRFQSYLKDIPLIVLKDPEATLFSSACRAHLSAESNGRLS from the coding sequence ATGAATTTACTTGCTGGAGACCTTGGAGGGACAAAAACTATATTAGCTGTTTATTCAAACGAGAACTATCCAAAAAAATTATTTGAAAAATACTATATTTCTTCAGAATGGGAATCTTTTTACTCAATATCTGAAGATTTTTTCAAACATTTACCAGATCATATATCACTCCCGGAATATGGATGTATTGGAGTAGCAGGCCCAATAAAAGACCAGAAAGTTACGATTACAAATCTAGGCTGGGATATAGAAACAGAAGAATTATCTCAGCTTTCAAAAATAAATAATATTGAATTAATAAATGATTTCTCAGTTTTAATATATGGAATACCATTTTTCAAAAAATCCCAATATGAAGTAATCCAAGGAACATTAAATTCTGAGACAAAAACCAACCAAGAATTAGTTGCAATTATCGGAGCTGGTACTGGATTAGGAATGTCCAGAGGCTTAATTACACCTAAAAGCATTTTTATATTTCCCAGTGAAGGAGGTCATCGGGAATTTTCCCCAAGAACAGAAAACGAATGGGAATTAGTCAAATGGCTAAAAAAGAAGCTAAATATTCAAAGAGTATCGATTGAAAGAATAGTCAGTGGGACAGGCCTTGGAATGATTGCGAGATGGAAATTGGATGATCCAATAAATGAAAACCACCCACTTCAGGAAACTTTAAAAAAAATGGATACTGACCAATCTGCTTTCACAGATTTACCCGCACTTGTTTGGGAAAAAGCAAATAACGGAGACAAATTAATGTCTGAAGCTATGCAATTATGGCTAAATGCTTATGGATCTGCAGCTGGAGACCTTGCTTTACAAGAACTTTGCTCTTCTGGATTATGGATTGCAGGGGGGACTGCAATAAAAAACCTCAATGGAATAAACTCTACAAACTTCCTTGATGCATTTAGTAATAAAGGTCGATTTCAATCTTATTTAAAGGACATTCCATTGATTGTTCTAAAAGATCCAGAAGCGACATTATTCAGTTCAGCTTGCAGAGCACACTTAAGTGCCGAATCAAATGGGAGACTTAGTTAA
- the trpS gene encoding tryptophan--tRNA ligase produces the protein MNQKRVLSGVQPTGDVHIGNWLGAIRNWVELQENYETFVCVVDLHAITTPHDPKSLHQNSLSTAALYIACGMNPDKCSIFIQSQISAHSELCWILNCLTPLNWMERMIQFKEKSIKQGDNVSIGLLDYPVLMAADILLYDADLVPVGEDQKQHLELARDIASQRVNSKFGTKENPILKVPNPLILKECSKVMSLTDGTKKMSKSDPNENSRITLLDSPDIITKKIKRAKTDSELGLEFGNTERPEADNLLTIYSIISGLGREKAAEYCAEMGWGKFKPEFTEAMINVLKPIQEKYKELMNDPEELKRILNKGKLTAEEVSKLTLNRVKEALGFYSNL, from the coding sequence GTGAATCAGAAGAGAGTCTTATCTGGTGTTCAACCCACAGGAGATGTTCATATTGGTAATTGGCTTGGAGCAATAAGAAATTGGGTTGAATTACAAGAAAATTATGAAACATTTGTATGCGTTGTTGATCTTCATGCGATAACGACTCCGCATGACCCAAAATCTCTTCATCAAAATTCTTTATCTACAGCGGCTTTGTATATCGCTTGTGGGATGAATCCTGATAAATGCTCAATATTCATTCAAAGTCAGATAAGCGCCCATAGCGAGCTTTGCTGGATATTAAATTGCTTAACTCCTTTAAACTGGATGGAGAGAATGATTCAGTTCAAGGAAAAGTCAATTAAACAAGGCGACAATGTATCTATTGGATTATTAGATTATCCAGTCCTTATGGCAGCGGATATTCTTCTCTATGACGCTGATTTGGTTCCTGTTGGAGAAGATCAAAAGCAACATCTAGAGCTCGCAAGAGATATTGCTTCTCAAAGAGTTAATTCAAAATTTGGAACAAAAGAGAATCCAATACTAAAAGTCCCAAATCCCTTAATTTTGAAAGAGTGTTCCAAAGTCATGAGCTTGACAGACGGAACAAAGAAAATGAGTAAAAGCGACCCAAACGAAAATAGTAGGATTACTTTATTAGACAGTCCAGATATCATTACTAAAAAAATAAAACGTGCAAAAACCGACTCAGAATTAGGATTAGAATTCGGAAATACTGAAAGACCTGAAGCTGATAATCTTTTAACAATTTATTCTATAATTTCCGGCCTAGGCAGAGAAAAAGCAGCTGAGTATTGCGCAGAAATGGGCTGGGGTAAATTCAAACCAGAATTTACAGAGGCAATGATTAACGTTCTCAAACCTATTCAAGAAAAATATAAAGAACTAATGAATGATCCAGAAGAGCTAAAAAGAATACTAAATAAAGGCAAACTTACTGCCGAGGAGGTTTCTAAGTTAACATTAAATAGAGTCAAAGAAGCTCTAGGATTTTATTCAAATTTGTAG
- the thrB gene encoding homoserine kinase, producing the protein MGPPKIGQTVVVEVPSTTANIGPGFDCLGAALDLSNHFTIRRIEGNGERFELIMESTEGNHLRGGPENLFYRAAQRVWRTAGIEPVALEARVKLAVPPARGLGSSATAIVAGLVGANALAGYPLPKEKLLELAIDIEGHPDNVVPSLIGGLCVTAKTATDRWRVVRCDWDQSIKAVVAIPSIRLSTSEARRVMPENIPVNDAVINLGALTLLLQGLRTGNEDLIADGMHDKLHEPYRWGLIKGGLEVREAAKAAGALGCAISGAGPSILALCKATKGREVSVAMVKAWEAAGVASRAPLMSLQQRGSECISNTIG; encoded by the coding sequence ATGGGGCCGCCAAAAATAGGACAAACTGTCGTAGTAGAAGTTCCCTCTACTACAGCCAATATTGGACCAGGGTTTGATTGCCTTGGAGCCGCATTAGATCTCTCAAACCACTTCACTATCAGAAGAATTGAAGGTAATGGAGAAAGATTTGAATTAATAATGGAAAGTACTGAGGGAAATCATTTAAGGGGTGGCCCTGAGAACCTTTTTTATCGAGCTGCTCAAAGAGTTTGGAGAACTGCAGGTATAGAGCCTGTTGCCCTTGAAGCAAGAGTAAAACTAGCTGTACCTCCAGCAAGAGGGCTGGGAAGCAGCGCTACTGCTATCGTGGCAGGCCTAGTTGGAGCAAATGCACTTGCTGGATATCCATTGCCTAAAGAGAAGCTTCTAGAACTAGCTATAGACATAGAAGGACATCCAGACAATGTTGTCCCATCCTTAATTGGGGGACTATGTGTAACAGCTAAAACTGCAACTGATAGATGGCGTGTTGTTCGCTGCGATTGGGATCAATCGATAAAAGCAGTGGTCGCAATCCCATCTATTCGTCTTTCCACTAGCGAAGCAAGACGCGTCATGCCAGAGAACATCCCTGTAAATGATGCAGTGATTAACTTGGGCGCACTTACTCTTCTTCTTCAGGGACTAAGGACCGGAAATGAGGATTTAATTGCAGATGGTATGCATGACAAGCTCCATGAGCCATATAGATGGGGATTGATTAAAGGTGGTTTAGAGGTAAGAGAGGCCGCGAAGGCAGCCGGAGCTTTAGGATGTGCAATTAGCGGAGCAGGACCAAGCATTTTGGCATTATGCAAAGCGACTAAAGGTCGAGAAGTCAGTGTTGCGATGGTCAAAGCCTGGGAAGCTGCTGGTGTAGCAAGTCGTGCTCCTTTAATGAGCCTCCAACAAAGAGGAAGCGAATGCATTTCAAACACGATTGGGTAG
- a CDS encoding YcjF family protein yields MENHSLTKSSLSLPSFSIPKISLFIGLTITGQWVLSDVAHIPGGGLGLLLGLGCIFYFLKPGKVSFDAPSTVQGWVRRCHDVLENFEYLLEDGEQSERKKERINSLQKIIDRSEDQSIGFLKTKGVKLPDKEQMEKVLGINNQIKVSFPPALPVRDRNWILPDLIQEQDFIVYSLALPMSAADLLWIKNIPTDQPAWLMVASKESTDWSDERNALEAQLPDRWTNRVLKWDGSQTEMATVLSPVKKLLENPKKNTDITKQRLLSRLHTSWQKDLEKLRREKFKVIQTRSQWIVAGIVFASPVASTDLLAVAVVNGLMIKEMSKIWSSKMKPELLEAVSRQLAMAAIAQGVVEWSGQSLLSLAKLDGSSWVAAGTIQALSAAYLTRVVGRSMADWMALNNGVTQPDLELIKQQAPQLVSKAAELERVDWVAFLKQSKEWIQSQSINYKVKSV; encoded by the coding sequence GTGGAAAATCATTCATTAACAAAATCTTCTCTCTCCTTACCTTCTTTTTCGATTCCGAAAATTAGTCTTTTTATTGGGCTAACTATTACGGGGCAATGGGTTTTAAGTGATGTGGCCCATATCCCTGGGGGTGGACTTGGATTGCTATTAGGACTTGGTTGTATTTTTTATTTTTTAAAACCAGGAAAGGTTTCATTTGATGCTCCCTCTACTGTTCAAGGATGGGTAAGAAGATGCCATGACGTTTTAGAGAATTTTGAGTACTTGCTTGAGGATGGAGAGCAAAGTGAAAGAAAAAAAGAAAGAATTAATTCCTTGCAAAAAATTATTGATAGAAGCGAAGATCAAAGCATTGGCTTCTTGAAAACAAAAGGCGTAAAATTACCTGATAAAGAGCAAATGGAAAAAGTTTTAGGAATAAATAATCAAATAAAAGTTTCTTTTCCACCAGCTCTTCCTGTAAGAGATAGAAATTGGATTTTGCCAGATTTAATCCAAGAGCAAGATTTTATTGTTTATTCTTTGGCACTTCCAATGAGCGCAGCGGATCTTTTGTGGATTAAAAATATCCCTACAGATCAACCAGCCTGGCTAATGGTTGCCAGTAAAGAATCTACTGATTGGTCTGATGAGCGAAATGCATTAGAGGCTCAATTACCAGATAGATGGACTAACAGAGTATTGAAATGGGATGGATCTCAAACAGAAATGGCAACGGTTCTTTCTCCAGTTAAGAAACTTCTTGAAAATCCAAAGAAAAATACAGACATTACTAAGCAAAGACTTTTGTCTCGATTGCATACTTCTTGGCAAAAAGATTTAGAAAAATTAAGAAGAGAAAAATTCAAGGTTATTCAAACAAGATCTCAGTGGATAGTTGCAGGTATCGTTTTCGCCTCCCCTGTCGCCTCAACTGATTTGCTTGCAGTTGCAGTGGTTAATGGCTTGATGATCAAAGAAATGTCGAAAATATGGTCTTCCAAAATGAAGCCAGAATTACTTGAGGCAGTCTCACGACAACTAGCAATGGCTGCAATTGCTCAAGGAGTGGTCGAATGGAGTGGACAGTCCTTGTTGAGCTTGGCAAAGCTTGATGGCTCCTCTTGGGTTGCTGCTGGAACAATTCAGGCCTTGAGTGCTGCTTATTTAACAAGAGTGGTTGGGAGATCGATGGCTGATTGGATGGCTCTCAATAATGGAGTAACTCAACCTGATTTAGAACTTATTAAGCAACAAGCTCCTCAACTAGTATCAAAAGCTGCTGAGCTAGAAAGAGTTGATTGGGTGGCTTTTTTAAAGCAATCAAAAGAATGGATTCAGTCTCAATCTATTAATTACAAAGTTAAATCAGTTTAA
- a CDS encoding M3 family metallopeptidase, giving the protein MTSIKPAAILKGEGLPDYDKITPEEITENIPKLIKDLNEKLNKLEEQLGKKLLKENFLRWEDVMPQLYEIGEKLRWSWGVVSHLNAVCNSSELREVHSNQQPKIVRFSNQLAQNEVIFKALSNLKEQGGLKNETQIRIIETELITMKNKGIGLELEEKTLFNSRSERLAKLSTTFSNNVLDTTKNWSLLLKNNSEVEGLPDRALETLALAAKEAGDKAEGGNDPTASTGPWRVGLDLPRYIPFQTYAKNRPIREKVYRAFVSRASHGELNNKKIIEEILDLRNKQARQLGYKNWCEISLATKMADNEEAVEKLLEELRLAAMPHAKKELIQLTECAKRNGEDDDFDLSPWDISFWAEVLRKEKYELDQEKLRPWFPLDQVLNGLFNLCKRLFEIEIEEASDIVPLWHKDVRFFDVKNLDGQKIASFYLDPFSRPATKRGGAWMDECLCRNQKEKDNIILPVAYLVCNQTPPIADEPSLMSFEEVETLFHEFGHGLQHMLTTVDYPQAAGINNVEWDAVELASQFMENWCLEEQTISEIAIHWKTKEPLAESEITKLRQSRTFNSGLATLRQIHFALTDLKLHSQWNEDLGISPDELRRQIAKKTTVLAPIPEDQFLCAFSHIFAGGYAAGYYSYKWAEVLSSDAFAAFEEAGLANQDEIRKIGKKYRDSVLSLGGSRSPNQVFKKFRGRLPSTKALIRHSGLD; this is encoded by the coding sequence ATGACTTCAATTAAGCCAGCAGCAATATTAAAAGGTGAGGGCCTTCCTGATTACGATAAAATCACCCCTGAAGAGATTACTGAAAATATACCCAAACTTATAAAAGATCTAAATGAAAAATTAAATAAACTAGAAGAACAACTAGGTAAGAAGTTATTAAAGGAAAATTTTTTAAGGTGGGAAGATGTAATGCCTCAACTTTATGAAATAGGTGAAAAGCTTAGATGGAGCTGGGGAGTTGTAAGTCATCTGAATGCAGTATGCAATTCCTCCGAATTACGTGAAGTCCATTCAAATCAACAACCTAAAATCGTTAGATTTAGTAATCAACTTGCTCAAAATGAAGTTATTTTTAAAGCGCTCTCAAATTTAAAAGAGCAGGGAGGTTTAAAGAATGAAACGCAAATAAGAATAATTGAAACAGAGCTAATAACTATGAAAAATAAAGGAATTGGTCTAGAGCTTGAGGAAAAAACACTCTTCAATTCTCGCAGTGAACGATTAGCTAAATTATCAACTACTTTTAGTAACAACGTATTAGATACGACTAAGAATTGGAGTCTTTTATTAAAAAACAATTCTGAAGTTGAAGGCCTTCCTGATAGAGCTCTTGAGACATTGGCTCTTGCAGCGAAAGAAGCTGGTGATAAAGCTGAAGGAGGTAATGATCCCACAGCATCCACTGGCCCCTGGAGAGTTGGCTTGGATTTACCTAGGTACATTCCTTTTCAAACTTATGCAAAAAATAGACCCATTAGAGAGAAAGTTTATAGAGCCTTTGTAAGTAGGGCTAGCCACGGGGAGCTTAATAACAAGAAAATAATTGAAGAAATTTTAGATCTCAGAAATAAACAAGCAAGACAATTGGGATACAAAAACTGGTGTGAAATTAGCTTAGCTACAAAAATGGCTGATAATGAAGAAGCAGTTGAGAAGTTACTCGAAGAATTACGATTAGCTGCAATGCCTCATGCAAAAAAAGAACTTATACAGCTAACCGAGTGCGCCAAGAGAAATGGAGAAGACGATGATTTCGATCTATCTCCATGGGATATAAGTTTTTGGGCAGAAGTTCTACGAAAAGAAAAGTACGAACTTGACCAAGAGAAACTAAGGCCATGGTTCCCTTTGGATCAAGTTCTCAATGGTCTATTCAATTTATGCAAAAGACTCTTCGAAATAGAAATAGAAGAAGCAAGTGATATAGTACCTTTATGGCATAAAGATGTACGTTTCTTTGATGTTAAAAATTTAGATGGCCAGAAAATTGCTTCTTTCTATCTAGATCCTTTCAGTCGCCCTGCGACAAAAAGAGGAGGGGCATGGATGGATGAATGTTTATGCAGAAATCAAAAAGAGAAAGATAACATTATTCTTCCAGTAGCCTATTTAGTCTGTAATCAAACCCCCCCTATTGCGGACGAACCTAGTCTCATGAGTTTCGAGGAAGTAGAAACACTCTTCCATGAATTTGGGCATGGCTTACAACATATGCTCACAACTGTAGATTACCCTCAAGCAGCCGGTATTAATAACGTCGAATGGGATGCGGTCGAATTAGCAAGTCAATTTATGGAAAATTGGTGCTTAGAGGAGCAAACAATTTCAGAGATAGCAATTCATTGGAAGACTAAAGAGCCATTAGCTGAATCAGAAATCACTAAATTGAGACAAAGCAGAACATTTAATTCTGGGCTTGCGACTCTAAGGCAAATACATTTTGCCCTTACTGATTTGAAACTTCATAGTCAATGGAATGAAGATCTAGGCATATCCCCAGATGAGTTACGAAGACAAATCGCAAAAAAAACAACTGTACTTGCTCCCATTCCTGAAGATCAATTTCTGTGTGCCTTCAGTCATATCTTTGCTGGTGGTTATGCAGCTGGGTACTACTCTTACAAATGGGCTGAGGTACTCAGTTCTGATGCTTTTGCCGCCTTTGAGGAGGCAGGCCTTGCTAATCAAGATGAAATCCGAAAGATTGGTAAAAAATATCGCGATTCAGTTTTGAGTCTTGGTGGTAGTCGTTCACCCAATCAGGTTTTCAAAAAATTTAGAGGAAGACTCCCCTCTACAAAAGCCTTAATAAGGCATAGTGGTCTTGATTAG
- a CDS encoding metal ABC transporter substrate-binding protein, protein MFNKKVVSDYIYKKNKILSLSIFLALNILFLTGCVNKNTYGPSNDKPFVLTTFTILADLARNVAGDRLLVKSITKPGAEIHSYQFTPSDIVKTKGAKLIIENGLGLEAWFSKFMISTGDIPSVKLTEGIKPLLIEGDLYSGKPNPHAWMSPKRAMNYVDKIVDAFIKIDPDGALEYTSNASTYKAKLELLDKELRDSLSSIPKERRFLVTCEGAFTYLARDYGMNEAYLWPVNAESQVTPRRMVNLIKTIKENEIPTIFCESTVSAEAQMEVVKSSGAVFGGTFYVDSLSDINGPAPTYIDLLRHNVRLIIKGLSNSEVTK, encoded by the coding sequence ATGTTTAATAAAAAGGTTGTTTCTGATTATATTTATAAGAAAAACAAGATACTTAGTTTATCTATTTTCCTTGCTTTAAATATTTTATTCCTGACAGGATGTGTAAATAAAAACACTTATGGACCAAGTAATGATAAGCCTTTTGTTTTAACTACTTTTACAATTTTGGCCGATCTTGCTAGAAATGTTGCTGGGGATAGACTTCTAGTTAAATCAATAACGAAACCAGGAGCAGAAATCCATAGTTATCAATTTACACCTAGTGATATTGTAAAAACTAAAGGAGCAAAACTGATTATTGAAAATGGTTTAGGTCTTGAAGCGTGGTTTTCGAAATTTATGATTAGCACTGGCGATATTCCCAGTGTGAAATTAACCGAGGGGATTAAGCCATTATTGATAGAGGGTGATCTTTATTCAGGGAAGCCAAATCCTCATGCCTGGATGTCGCCCAAAAGAGCTATGAATTATGTAGATAAAATAGTTGATGCTTTTATCAAAATTGATCCTGATGGAGCTCTTGAATATACATCTAACGCTTCAACCTATAAAGCTAAACTTGAATTGCTTGATAAAGAGCTAAGAGATTCATTATCCTCTATTCCTAAAGAAAGAAGATTTTTGGTGACATGCGAAGGTGCCTTTACTTATTTAGCCCGTGATTACGGAATGAATGAGGCATATTTGTGGCCAGTTAATGCTGAAAGTCAAGTAACCCCTAGGAGAATGGTTAATCTAATAAAAACAATTAAAGAAAATGAAATCCCAACAATTTTTTGTGAAAGCACTGTGAGTGCAGAAGCACAAATGGAAGTCGTGAAATCAAGCGGAGCTGTTTTTGGTGGGACCTTCTACGTTGATTCACTCTCAGATATAAATGGTCCTGCTCCTACCTATATAGATTTACTAAGGCACAATGTTCGATTAATTATTAAGGGCCTATCCAACTCAGAAGTGACAAAATAA